The Sinomonas sp. P10A9 genome includes a window with the following:
- a CDS encoding NlpC/P60 family protein: MTTRAGIARHRADNTSSLAVIAKAVTDNAGGVGRQAAVIAAAGGLVLTGGMAANASTVSTQREASAPASLDVESAVQAPISAEATASVSFERPAVESVAAPVVEAPAPVAAPAAQTATTIVKAASTTPATTQVPASSSGMGAAIAAAAYAQLGVAQDCTMLVTNSLAAVGIHYHGWPAGYLSLGRTVSAAEAQPGDLAYYANGGMGMAHIAVYVGNGMAVHGGWNGGTTALFSVNVGSGPVFIRVGG, from the coding sequence ATGACCACTCGTGCAGGCATTGCCCGCCACCGCGCGGACAACACCTCCTCGCTGGCCGTCATCGCGAAGGCGGTGACCGACAACGCCGGCGGCGTCGGCCGTCAGGCTGCCGTCATCGCTGCGGCCGGTGGCCTCGTCCTCACCGGCGGCATGGCCGCCAACGCGTCGACTGTCTCCACTCAGCGCGAGGCTTCGGCCCCGGCATCGCTCGACGTCGAGAGCGCCGTCCAGGCTCCGATCTCGGCCGAGGCCACCGCGAGCGTGAGCTTCGAGCGTCCCGCGGTCGAGTCCGTCGCGGCTCCCGTCGTCGAGGCTCCGGCCCCCGTTGCCGCTCCGGCGGCGCAGACGGCAACCACCATCGTCAAGGCCGCCTCGACCACCCCGGCAACGACGCAGGTTCCGGCCTCGTCCTCCGGCATGGGCGCGGCGATCGCCGCTGCGGCCTACGCCCAGCTCGGCGTGGCGCAGGACTGCACGATGCTTGTGACCAACTCCCTGGCCGCCGTCGGCATCCACTACCACGGCTGGCCGGCAGGCTACCTGTCCCTCGGCCGCACGGTGAGCGCCGCCGAGGCGCAGCCGGGCGACCTCGCCTACTACGCCAACGGCGGCATGGGTATGGCCCACATCGCGGTCTACGTGGGCAACGGTATGGCCGTCCACGGTGGCTGGAACGGCGGCACCACGGCGCTCTTCAGCGTCAACGTCGGTTCCGGTCCGGTGTTCATCCGCGTCGGCGGCTGA
- the mobA gene encoding molybdenum cofactor guanylyltransferase — protein sequence MERLPRAGDGGLIFGFDAIVLAGGRASRLGGHPKPQLTYRGATLLDHALDAVDGARLTVVVGPGPGEPGGPDVPVEGRATPVIPGAVPRPSRHVLYTREVPLYAGPLAALGAGVAALGSPSGQDAVHDVGQSSGHDAEVAPDWIVVVAADLPRAPDAVAALLGRARDAATPDPVRPERSLGGVVGEDGEGRIQPLLAVYRREALTAALSQLSTDGGLADRPMRHLIARLDLLPLKLPPGVSDDVDTWDAARRWGIERPGTERVPGAAPRQEEAP from the coding sequence GTGGAGCGCCTTCCTCGTGCCGGAGACGGCGGCCTGATCTTCGGCTTCGACGCCATCGTCCTCGCAGGAGGGCGCGCGTCCAGACTCGGCGGGCACCCCAAGCCGCAGCTCACCTACCGGGGCGCGACGTTGCTCGACCATGCCCTCGACGCGGTCGACGGCGCGCGCCTCACCGTCGTCGTCGGTCCCGGACCGGGAGAGCCGGGCGGTCCCGACGTGCCGGTCGAGGGTCGGGCAACGCCGGTAATCCCCGGGGCGGTGCCGCGCCCCTCGCGCCACGTGCTGTACACGCGCGAGGTACCCCTTTACGCCGGGCCGCTCGCGGCGCTGGGCGCGGGTGTGGCAGCGCTCGGGTCTCCTTCGGGGCAGGATGCGGTGCACGATGTGGGGCAGTCCTCCGGCCACGATGCGGAGGTAGCGCCGGACTGGATCGTCGTCGTTGCGGCAGACCTGCCGCGCGCCCCCGACGCCGTCGCAGCACTCCTCGGGCGCGCACGAGACGCGGCGACGCCGGATCCCGTGAGGCCCGAACGATCCCTCGGCGGCGTGGTCGGCGAGGACGGCGAGGGCCGCATCCAACCGCTTCTGGCGGTGTACCGACGGGAAGCGCTGACGGCCGCCCTGAGTCAGCTTTCGACGGACGGCGGCCTCGCCGACCGTCCGATGAGGCACCTCATTGCTAGGCTGGACTTGCTGCCCCTGAAGCTGCCCCCGGGGGTGTCCGACGACGTCGACACCTGGGATGCGGCGCGGCGCTGGGGCATCGAACGGCCGGGCACCGAACGAGTGCCGGGTGCAGCGCCACGGCAGGAGGAAGCCCCATGA
- a CDS encoding helicase-associated domain-containing protein → MSSIRALAEELSSRGNDSLRRLFVARPDLITPGVPDFAALAARACARVSLQRALEGLTKPELQVLDALVLTTNEDEGKSGSAVELRHAVGNATLGTLEAILANLSQLALVYRADPPDTIHSASGSRRRYYQPVARVREVLGSYPAGLGRSYTELALASPIFAEHAARIVNAITALQPDTQQHVEHHIAAAYALERWAALPESLDGAPPRTAEVLAKFANWPVGAVPHAAARIRPGHRTDNPVDWLLTHGILVPLDDEHVELARPAGLTLRGGRIVPDLTMMPPSPVLTTTRPALRRNAALGAIGDVLRTVSSLAVQVSEHPLETLRAGGVGAREVRRLAAALRTDADPTVFALELAAEAGILTLDPDTSTWRATGAESWLAISRPEQWLILATAWLDTPRVPSLAMSAEGSDQLAPLSGEGQRSDAPLVRRRILEVANQLSEGAARPDGRSVVVDADSIRARIDWLQPRLGRRLRGLLETVLAEAAMLGFTGSGALTDVGTAVLREDYAAAQACLADLLPAGVEKVLLQADLTAVAPGYLDPVLARRLALLADPEGRGPATIYRFSDASLRRALDAGEDAASIHAFLAEHSSTPVPQPLRYLIDDTAARHGRIRVGRAGSFIASDDDAGLAGILADPATRHLGLTQIAPTVLVSNASPQEVANVLRELGHSPAVDASLDPVVRLRRRGGTGLLPVPTPRPTVPDHDAIEAQLAVLRTQSPVGPNGDEAAPAMGIETLQKAIRLKRAVRLNIVDALGNSSVEELRPVSISAGRVRVFDPERETERVLSVHRIIDVELA, encoded by the coding sequence GTGTCGTCGATCCGCGCGCTCGCCGAGGAGCTGTCCTCGAGGGGCAACGACTCGCTCCGTCGGCTGTTTGTGGCTCGCCCCGACCTCATCACACCAGGGGTGCCCGACTTTGCCGCGCTCGCCGCGCGGGCCTGCGCGCGGGTGAGCCTCCAGCGCGCGCTCGAGGGCCTCACCAAGCCTGAGCTCCAGGTCCTCGACGCGCTGGTCCTCACCACCAACGAGGACGAGGGCAAGAGCGGGAGCGCCGTCGAGCTGCGGCATGCGGTGGGGAACGCGACCCTCGGAACCCTCGAGGCCATCCTCGCGAACCTGTCCCAGCTGGCCCTCGTTTACCGGGCGGATCCGCCGGACACGATCCATTCCGCATCCGGGAGCCGCCGCCGCTACTACCAGCCGGTCGCCCGGGTCCGGGAGGTCCTCGGCAGCTACCCCGCGGGCCTCGGCCGGTCGTACACGGAGCTCGCCCTGGCCTCGCCGATCTTCGCCGAGCATGCGGCGCGGATCGTCAACGCCATCACGGCGCTGCAGCCGGACACGCAGCAGCACGTCGAGCATCACATTGCGGCGGCGTACGCGCTCGAACGCTGGGCGGCCCTCCCCGAGTCGCTCGACGGAGCGCCGCCCCGCACGGCAGAGGTCCTGGCGAAGTTCGCCAATTGGCCAGTCGGTGCGGTCCCGCACGCTGCGGCCCGCATCAGGCCGGGGCACCGCACGGACAATCCGGTCGACTGGCTCCTGACCCACGGCATCCTTGTCCCGCTCGACGATGAGCACGTGGAGCTCGCCAGACCAGCAGGCCTGACCCTGCGCGGCGGCCGCATCGTGCCGGACCTGACGATGATGCCGCCCTCCCCCGTGCTCACGACGACGCGCCCCGCCCTCCGCCGCAACGCCGCCCTCGGGGCGATCGGCGACGTGCTGCGGACCGTGAGCTCCCTCGCCGTCCAGGTGTCCGAGCATCCGCTCGAAACCCTGCGGGCAGGGGGCGTCGGGGCCCGCGAGGTCCGCCGGCTCGCAGCGGCCCTGCGGACCGACGCCGATCCGACGGTGTTCGCACTCGAGCTCGCGGCCGAGGCCGGCATCCTCACGCTCGACCCGGACACGTCGACGTGGCGCGCCACGGGAGCCGAGTCCTGGCTGGCCATCTCGCGGCCTGAGCAGTGGCTCATCCTCGCGACCGCGTGGCTGGACACGCCGCGCGTCCCCTCCCTCGCGATGTCCGCGGAGGGGAGCGACCAGCTTGCTCCGCTATCCGGCGAGGGCCAGCGCTCCGATGCGCCCCTCGTTCGCCGCAGGATCCTCGAGGTCGCAAACCAGCTGTCGGAAGGGGCCGCGAGGCCGGACGGCCGCAGCGTGGTCGTCGACGCCGATTCCATCCGGGCTCGCATCGACTGGCTCCAGCCACGGCTCGGCCGGCGTCTGCGCGGCCTGCTCGAGACGGTCCTGGCCGAGGCGGCGATGCTGGGCTTCACGGGGTCCGGCGCGCTGACGGATGTGGGCACCGCCGTGCTGCGCGAGGACTATGCCGCCGCCCAGGCATGCCTCGCCGACTTGCTGCCTGCCGGCGTCGAGAAGGTCCTCCTCCAGGCTGACCTCACAGCAGTGGCCCCGGGCTACCTCGATCCCGTCCTGGCCCGCAGGCTGGCCCTCCTCGCCGACCCGGAGGGCCGCGGCCCCGCCACGATCTACCGTTTCTCTGATGCAAGCCTGCGCCGCGCGCTGGATGCGGGCGAGGACGCAGCCTCGATCCATGCCTTCCTCGCGGAGCACTCCTCGACCCCGGTGCCGCAGCCGCTCAGGTACCTCATCGACGACACCGCCGCGCGGCACGGCCGCATCCGAGTGGGCCGTGCGGGCAGCTTCATTGCGAGCGACGACGACGCCGGCCTCGCCGGGATCCTCGCCGATCCGGCCACTCGACATCTCGGACTCACGCAGATCGCCCCGACCGTCCTCGTGAGCAATGCCTCGCCCCAGGAGGTTGCGAATGTGCTCCGGGAGCTCGGCCACTCCCCCGCCGTCGATGCATCCCTCGATCCCGTGGTCCGTCTCCGCCGCCGCGGCGGGACGGGCCTGCTGCCTGTGCCTACCCCACGGCCAACGGTCCCGGACCACGACGCCATCGAGGCGCAGCTGGCCGTGCTCCGCACCCAGTCCCCGGTCGGGCCGAACGGTGACGAGGCCGCACCGGCGATGGGCATCGAGACGCTTCAGAAGGCCATCCGCCTCAAGCGGGCGGTACGCTTGAATATCGTCGACGCGCTCGGCAACTCGAGCGTCGAGGAGCTACGGCCCGTTTCGATCTCAGCGGGCCGCGTACGCGTCTTCGACCCGGAGCGCGAGACCGAGCGGGTCCTGAGCGTGCACCGGATCATCGACGTCGAGCTGGCCTGA
- a CDS encoding HNH endonuclease codes for MRTLVLNAGYEPLAVVTFRRALVLVLAGKASVVAEDGEPVVGPRDVLGRPSVILLHRYIRPRRTYVTAVSRRGVLRRDAHACGYCGKPAHTVDHVLPRSRGGADSWENLVACCLRCNNVKGDHTPSEMGWKLRFTPAEPVGVVWQIKELEKPAAQWSAFLVPETAA; via the coding sequence ATGCGCACACTCGTTCTCAATGCTGGATATGAACCGCTCGCGGTGGTCACCTTCCGCCGCGCGCTCGTGCTCGTGCTCGCCGGAAAGGCGAGCGTGGTCGCGGAAGACGGCGAACCAGTCGTCGGACCGCGCGATGTGCTCGGGCGGCCGTCGGTGATTCTCCTCCATCGCTACATCAGGCCCCGGCGGACCTATGTCACCGCTGTCAGCAGACGCGGGGTGCTGCGCCGGGACGCGCATGCCTGCGGCTACTGCGGCAAGCCGGCACACACGGTGGACCACGTACTGCCACGCTCCCGCGGCGGTGCAGACTCGTGGGAGAACCTCGTGGCCTGCTGCCTCCGGTGCAACAACGTCAAGGGAGACCACACCCCGTCGGAAATGGGCTGGAAGCTGCGCTTCACGCCTGCCGAACCCGTCGGCGTCGTATGGCAGATCAAGGAACTGGAGAAGCCCGCAGCACAGTGGAGCGCCTTCCTCGTGCCGGAGACGGCGGCCTGA
- a CDS encoding cold-shock protein: MPTGKVKFFDKAKGFGFIAGDDGQEVFLPGSAVPAEAEIKTGSRLEYGIADGRRGPQALSVRVLEKLPSVAKAKRMPARELAPIVQDLVSVLDNLSGQLSKGSYPEKGHTIAAALRRVADELDA, translated from the coding sequence GTGCCCACTGGCAAGGTCAAGTTCTTCGACAAGGCGAAGGGCTTCGGGTTCATCGCCGGCGACGACGGGCAGGAGGTCTTCCTGCCAGGCTCGGCCGTGCCGGCCGAGGCAGAGATCAAGACAGGGTCCAGGCTCGAATACGGCATCGCCGACGGTCGCCGCGGTCCGCAGGCTCTTTCGGTTCGCGTGCTCGAGAAGCTCCCCTCCGTGGCCAAGGCCAAGCGGATGCCCGCCCGCGAGCTTGCGCCCATCGTCCAGGACCTCGTGAGCGTCCTCGACAACCTCTCCGGGCAGCTCTCCAAGGGCAGCTACCCGGAGAAGGGCCACACCATCGCGGCCGCACTGCGCCGCGTGGCCGACGAGCTCGATGCGTAG
- a CDS encoding DNA repair helicase XPB, whose protein sequence is MSDGPLIVQSDKTILLEVDHPQATEARHEIAAFAELERAPEHVHTYRLTPLGLWNARAAGLDAERVLNTLLTYSRFPVPHALLIDIDETMSRYGRLWLEKDPVHGLVLRSDDFPVLEEVHRAKKIAPMLGPRIDARTTVVLSSQRGALKQALLKIGWPADDRAGYVDGTPHPIALTETVPATAAGDAHDGGESPASSVPPPATGGWSLRPYQRVAAENFWAGGSGVVVLPCGAGKTLVGAAAMAQSSTTTLILVTNTVSARQWRSELLKRTSLTEDEIGEYSGAVKEVRPVTIATYQVLTSKRGGLYPHLELLDKNDWGLIIYDEVHLLPAPIFRMTADLQARRRLGLTATLVREDGREGEVFSLIGPKRYDAPWKDIEAQGYIAPADCVEVRVDLPRDERMAYAMADDADKYRLCAGSETKTAVVERLVARHADEQLLVIGQFLDQLGEIGERIGAPVITGATSVKERQRLFDAFRAGEERRLVVSKVANFSIDLPEASVAIQVSGSFGSRQEEAQRLGRLLRPKADGRAARFYALVARDTLDQDFAAKRQRFLAEQGYAYRILDARDIP, encoded by the coding sequence TTGAGCGACGGACCCCTCATCGTCCAGAGCGACAAGACCATCCTGCTCGAGGTCGACCACCCGCAGGCCACCGAGGCGCGGCACGAGATCGCCGCGTTCGCCGAGCTCGAACGCGCCCCCGAGCACGTTCATACCTACCGGCTCACGCCGCTCGGCCTGTGGAACGCCCGCGCCGCCGGGCTCGACGCCGAGCGCGTCCTCAACACGCTCCTCACCTATTCGCGGTTCCCCGTCCCGCATGCGCTCCTCATCGATATCGACGAGACGATGTCCCGCTACGGGAGGCTGTGGCTCGAGAAGGATCCGGTCCACGGGCTCGTGCTGCGCTCCGACGATTTCCCGGTGCTCGAGGAGGTGCACCGGGCCAAGAAGATCGCGCCCATGCTCGGTCCGCGCATCGACGCGCGGACCACCGTGGTCCTCTCGTCCCAACGCGGCGCGCTCAAGCAGGCCCTGCTCAAGATCGGCTGGCCCGCGGACGACCGTGCGGGCTACGTCGACGGGACCCCGCACCCGATAGCGCTCACCGAGACTGTGCCGGCCACCGCTGCCGGTGACGCACACGACGGCGGGGAGTCGCCGGCGTCGTCCGTCCCACCGCCTGCGACCGGCGGATGGTCCCTGCGCCCGTACCAGCGAGTGGCGGCGGAGAACTTCTGGGCTGGCGGCAGCGGCGTTGTCGTGCTTCCGTGCGGCGCGGGGAAGACCCTCGTGGGCGCGGCCGCGATGGCGCAGTCCTCCACGACGACGCTCATCCTCGTCACCAACACTGTGTCCGCGAGGCAGTGGCGCTCGGAGCTGCTCAAGCGCACCTCGCTCACCGAGGACGAGATCGGCGAGTACTCGGGCGCCGTCAAGGAGGTCCGGCCGGTCACGATCGCGACCTACCAGGTCCTCACCTCCAAGCGCGGCGGGCTGTATCCGCACCTCGAGCTGCTCGACAAGAACGACTGGGGCCTCATCATCTACGACGAGGTGCACCTCTTGCCCGCGCCGATCTTCCGCATGACGGCGGACCTCCAGGCGCGGCGTCGTCTCGGTCTCACCGCAACCCTCGTGCGCGAGGACGGCCGCGAAGGCGAGGTGTTCTCGCTCATCGGGCCCAAGAGGTACGACGCGCCCTGGAAGGACATCGAGGCGCAGGGCTACATCGCGCCTGCCGACTGCGTCGAGGTGCGCGTCGATCTCCCTCGCGACGAGCGCATGGCGTACGCGATGGCGGATGATGCGGACAAGTACCGCCTGTGCGCGGGGAGCGAGACCAAGACGGCCGTCGTGGAGCGGCTCGTGGCCCGGCACGCGGACGAGCAGCTGCTTGTGATCGGGCAGTTCCTCGACCAGCTCGGGGAGATCGGCGAGCGCATTGGGGCCCCGGTCATCACCGGCGCCACGAGCGTCAAGGAGCGGCAGCGGCTGTTCGACGCTTTCCGTGCGGGGGAGGAACGGAGGCTTGTGGTCTCGAAGGTCGCGAATTTCTCGATCGACCTGCCCGAGGCGTCGGTGGCGATCCAGGTCTCGGGCTCTTTCGGCTCGCGGCAGGAGGAGGCCCAGCGGCTCGGGAGGCTACTGCGGCCCAAGGCGGACGGGCGCGCGGCGCGGTTCTACGCGCTCGTGGCCCGGGACACGCTCGACCAGGACTTCGCGGCGAAGCGGCAGCGGTTCCTCGCGGAACAGGGATACGCGTATCGGATCCTCGACGCCCGCGACATCCCGTGA
- a CDS encoding DUF3027 domain-containing protein produces MTDAAPAAAAPEAETARPAAKRKAGVPIWRVGKPDSILAAAVDTARDALAAIARPEDIGSHIAAKSEGERVVTHLFECRLRGYRGWQWFVTVARVARSKVATVNEIGLVPSEGSLLAPEWLPWSERIRPEERDAAAHGDDAAPEDSEQDAAETHDDGAAATSHDDGSQGPDEHDD; encoded by the coding sequence ATGACTGACGCCGCTCCCGCCGCCGCTGCTCCCGAAGCCGAGACCGCTCGCCCCGCCGCCAAGCGGAAGGCAGGCGTGCCGATCTGGCGCGTCGGCAAGCCGGACTCGATCCTCGCGGCGGCCGTGGACACCGCCCGCGACGCCCTCGCGGCCATTGCCCGGCCCGAGGACATCGGGAGCCACATCGCGGCGAAGAGCGAGGGGGAGCGGGTTGTCACCCACCTCTTCGAGTGCCGACTGCGCGGGTACCGCGGCTGGCAGTGGTTCGTCACGGTGGCTCGGGTCGCGCGCTCCAAGGTGGCAACGGTGAACGAGATCGGCCTCGTGCCGTCCGAGGGCTCGCTCCTCGCCCCCGAGTGGCTGCCGTGGTCCGAGCGCATACGCCCGGAAGAGCGCGACGCCGCGGCGCACGGGGATGACGCCGCGCCTGAGGATTCCGAGCAGGATGCTGCCGAGACGCACGACGACGGCGCTGCCGCCACCTCTCACGACGACGGCTCGCAAGGCCCCGACGAGCACGACGACTGA
- the serC gene encoding phosphoserine transaminase — MSETSQLKIPAELLPADGRFGAGPSKVRKEQVDAIAAAGAALLGTSHRQAPVKNLVGSVREGLKSFFKAPEDYEVILGVGGSTAFWDIASFGLVRSKAQHLSFGEFGSKFAKATDKAPFLEASSIIVSEPGTRPAPRAEAGVDVYAWPQNETSTGVAAPVQRVEGADEGSLVVIDATSAAGGLPVDVTESDVYYFAPQKNFASDGGLWLALFSPAALDRAEEIKASGRWIPDFLDLKTAIDNSKLNQTYNTPSLTTLVGLNNQVEWLNANGGLDWATARTADSAGRIYSWAEASSFATPFVEKPEERSNVIATVDFDESIDAAQVAKILRANGIVDTEPYRKLGRNQLRIATFVAIEPDDVTKLTQAIDWVVGQLKG; from the coding sequence GTGAGCGAAACCAGCCAGCTTAAGATCCCCGCCGAGCTCCTCCCGGCGGACGGCCGCTTCGGCGCCGGACCGTCCAAGGTCCGCAAGGAGCAGGTCGACGCGATCGCCGCGGCCGGTGCAGCGCTCCTCGGCACGTCCCACCGCCAGGCGCCCGTCAAGAATCTGGTCGGCAGCGTCCGCGAGGGGCTCAAGTCCTTCTTCAAGGCCCCCGAGGACTACGAGGTGATCCTCGGCGTCGGAGGGTCGACGGCGTTCTGGGACATCGCCTCGTTCGGCCTCGTCCGTTCCAAGGCCCAGCACCTCTCCTTCGGCGAGTTCGGCTCGAAGTTCGCCAAGGCGACGGACAAGGCGCCCTTCCTCGAGGCCTCCTCGATCATCGTCTCAGAGCCCGGTACCCGGCCCGCCCCGAGGGCGGAGGCCGGCGTCGACGTCTACGCGTGGCCCCAGAACGAGACGTCCACCGGCGTCGCGGCCCCCGTGCAGCGCGTCGAGGGCGCAGATGAAGGCTCGCTCGTGGTCATCGACGCGACGAGCGCAGCGGGAGGCCTCCCCGTGGACGTCACGGAGAGCGACGTCTACTACTTCGCGCCCCAGAAGAACTTCGCGTCCGACGGCGGGCTGTGGCTCGCGCTGTTCTCTCCCGCCGCGCTCGATCGCGCCGAAGAGATCAAGGCGTCGGGCCGCTGGATCCCGGACTTCCTCGACCTCAAGACCGCGATCGACAACTCGAAGCTCAACCAGACGTACAACACGCCGAGCCTCACCACGCTCGTGGGCCTGAACAACCAGGTCGAGTGGCTCAACGCCAACGGCGGCCTCGACTGGGCCACCGCCCGCACCGCGGATTCCGCCGGCCGCATCTACTCGTGGGCCGAGGCGTCTTCGTTCGCCACGCCGTTCGTCGAGAAGCCGGAAGAGCGCTCGAACGTCATCGCGACGGTCGACTTCGACGAGTCCATCGATGCCGCACAGGTCGCCAAGATCCTCCGCGCCAACGGAATCGTGGACACCGAGCCCTACCGCAAGCTCGGCCGCAACCAGCTGCGCATCGCGACGTTCGTCGCGATCGAGCCGGACGACGTCACTAAGCTCACTCAGGCCATCGACTGGGTCGTGGGCCAGCTCAAGGGCTAG
- a CDS encoding C40 family peptidase: MSDNAGTIGRQAAVIAAASGLIISAGLPAQAAEAHRDASALSDVASASAPSVVASNEAQISFERPAVESVAAPVVQTTAAAASQTALTAQSSAPRAAATVNAAGSTLAAIAYTGIGHPYVWGGTTPAGWDCSGFTQWVYAQAGISIPRVQAWSIMTPTSTPQPGDLVVQNGGAHVGIYVGNGMMISALNPSQGTLLHAVAATGTSVFYTLGH, translated from the coding sequence ATGTCCGACAACGCAGGCACGATCGGTCGCCAGGCGGCCGTCATCGCAGCGGCGTCGGGTCTGATCATCAGCGCTGGGCTTCCCGCCCAGGCAGCGGAAGCCCATCGCGATGCTTCCGCACTCTCCGACGTGGCCAGCGCTTCCGCGCCAAGCGTCGTCGCGTCCAATGAAGCCCAGATCTCGTTCGAGCGCCCCGCGGTCGAGTCGGTCGCAGCCCCGGTCGTCCAGACCACGGCTGCTGCTGCCTCCCAGACCGCACTGACCGCACAGTCGTCCGCGCCCCGCGCGGCCGCCACTGTGAACGCTGCCGGTTCGACCCTTGCAGCCATTGCCTACACGGGCATCGGTCATCCCTACGTCTGGGGTGGCACCACCCCCGCCGGCTGGGACTGCTCTGGCTTCACCCAGTGGGTCTACGCACAGGCTGGCATCAGCATCCCCCGCGTGCAGGCCTGGTCCATCATGACCCCGACTTCCACCCCGCAGCCCGGGGACCTGGTGGTCCAGAACGGCGGTGCCCACGTGGGCATCTACGTCGGCAACGGAATGATGATCAGCGCCCTCAACCCCTCGCAGGGCACGCTGCTCCATGCCGTTGCTGCCACCGGTACGTCGGTCTTCTACACGCTGGGCCACTGA
- a CDS encoding metal-dependent transcriptional regulator, whose product MSDLIDTTEMYLRTILELEEEGITPLRARIAERLRHSGPTVSQTVARMERDGLVVVSGDRHLELTDMGRKRAVEVMRKHRLAERLLSDIIGLDWSYVHDEACRWEHVMSERVERRLYELLGRPTESPYGNPIPGLEELGGEASEGFSDGVVTLVEAMGDYAPGQRVVVCRLAEPIQVDPELLAQLDEGGIRPGAKVSLERVGDYISVRVPSVDGALELPAEVAAHVFVAVS is encoded by the coding sequence ATGTCCGACCTCATCGATACCACCGAGATGTACCTGCGCACCATCCTCGAGCTTGAGGAGGAGGGGATCACGCCCCTGCGTGCGCGCATCGCTGAGCGGCTTCGGCACTCGGGCCCCACCGTCTCCCAGACCGTGGCCCGCATGGAGCGGGACGGTCTCGTGGTGGTGTCCGGGGACAGGCATCTCGAGCTCACGGACATGGGCCGCAAACGGGCCGTCGAGGTCATGCGGAAGCACCGTCTGGCTGAGCGTCTGCTCTCCGACATCATTGGCCTGGATTGGTCCTACGTCCACGACGAGGCGTGCCGGTGGGAGCACGTCATGAGCGAGCGGGTGGAGCGCCGACTGTACGAGCTGCTCGGGAGGCCCACGGAGTCGCCCTACGGCAATCCGATCCCGGGCCTGGAGGAACTCGGCGGCGAGGCCTCGGAGGGCTTCAGCGACGGCGTGGTGACCCTCGTCGAGGCCATGGGTGACTATGCGCCCGGCCAGCGCGTTGTTGTCTGCCGCCTCGCGGAGCCGATCCAGGTGGACCCCGAGCTCCTGGCACAGCTGGACGAGGGCGGCATCCGCCCCGGCGCAAAGGTCTCTCTCGAGCGTGTGGGCGACTACATCTCGGTGCGTGTGCCCAGCGTGGACGGTGCCCTCGAGCTGCCGGCCGAGGTTGCTGCGCACGTCTTCGTCGCCGTCAGCTGA
- a CDS encoding DUF6457 domain-containing protein, producing the protein MSEPSRDEPNDAPDKDAVLRAWCAELSEVLGLGGLDIDIDAVLGLAGVAAHSVVRPAAPLTTFLAAYAAGLAAGSGQTEPGAAMESSIAAALTAAKARGTAGTEG; encoded by the coding sequence ATGAGTGAGCCGTCGAGGGACGAGCCCAACGACGCGCCCGATAAGGACGCGGTGCTGCGGGCGTGGTGCGCAGAACTCTCCGAGGTCCTCGGACTGGGCGGACTCGATATCGATATCGACGCCGTGCTCGGCCTGGCCGGCGTCGCAGCGCATTCGGTAGTGCGCCCGGCGGCGCCCCTGACCACGTTCCTTGCGGCCTACGCGGCGGGCCTCGCGGCCGGAAGCGGCCAGACTGAGCCGGGCGCCGCGATGGAATCGTCGATCGCTGCAGCGCTCACGGCCGCGAAGGCCCGCGGGACGGCCGGTACCGAGGGATGA